One part of the Gossypium raimondii isolate GPD5lz chromosome 1, ASM2569854v1, whole genome shotgun sequence genome encodes these proteins:
- the LOC105786120 gene encoding 3-ketoacyl-CoA synthase 6 gives MPHFSNSVKLKYVKLGYQYLVNHILTLTLIPVMAGVLIEVLRLGPAEIVNLWNSLHFDLVQILCSCFFIIFVATVYFMSKPRSIYLVDYACYKPPVTCRVPFATFMEHSRLNLSNNPKSVEFQMRILERSGLGEETCLPPAIHYIPPTPTMEAARGEAEIVIFSAMDSLFKKTGLKPKDIDILIVNCSLFSPTPSLSAMVINKYKLRSNIKSFNLSGMGCSAGLISIDLARDLLQVHPNSNAVVVSTEIITPNYYQGKERAMLLPNCLFRMGGAAILLSNRRSERRRAKYRLVHVVRTHKGADDKAYRCVFEEEDKEGNVGISLSKDLMAIAGEALKSNITTIGPLVLPASEQLLFLLTLIGRKIFNPKWKPYIPDFKQAFEHFCIHAGGRAVIDELQKNLQLSAEHVEASRMTLHRFGNTSSSSLWYEMSYIEAKGRMKKGDRVWQIAFGSGFKCNSAVWKCNRTIKTPKDGPWADCIHRYPVHIPEVVKL, from the coding sequence ATGCCACATTTCTCTAATTCTGTCAAGCTTAAGTATGTCAAGCTTGGCTACCAATATCTCGTCAATCATATTCTTACACTTACTCTTATACCTGTCATGGCTGGTGTTCTTATTGAGGTTCTTCGTTTAGGCCCTGCTGAGATTGTTAATCTCTGGAATTCCCTTCATTTTGATCTTGTTCAAATCTTGTGCTCTTGTTTCTTTATTATCTTTGTAGCCACTGTTTACTTCATGTCTAAGCCTAGAAGCATTTACCTTGTGGATTATGCATGCTACAAACCTCCTGTCACTTGTCGTGTTCCTTTTGCTACTTTCATGGAGCACTCGAGGCTGAACTTGAGCAACAACCCTAAGAGCGTTGAGTTTCAGATGAGGATTCTAGAAAGGTCTGGTCTTGGTGAAGAGACTTGTTTACCTCCTGCTATTCATTATATTCCTCCAACTCCAACCATGGAGGCTGCTAGAGGCGAGGCTGAGATTGTTATCTTCTCAGCTATGGATTCTTTGTTCAAGAAAACGGGGTTAAAACCTAAAGACATTGATATTCTTATTGTCAACTGCAGTCTGTTTTCTCCTACGCCATCTTTGTCTGCTATGGTGATCAACAAATATAAGCTGAGGAGTAATATAAAGAGCTTTAATCTTTCAGGAATGGGGTGCAGTGCGGGGCTTATCTCCATTGATTTAGCTCGAGATCTTCTCCAAGTACACCCTAATTCTAATGCAGTTGTTGTCAGCACTGAGATCATCACTCCAAACTACTACCAAGGAAAAGAAAGAGCCATGCTCCTTCCCAACTGTCTTTTCCGCATGGGTGGCGCCGCAATCCTCTTGTCGAACCGTCGTTCCGAGAGGAGGCGTGCCAAGTATCGTCTTGTGCATGTTGTTCGAACCCATAAAGGTGCAGATGATAAAGCCTATCGATGCGTGTTCGAAGAAGAAGACAAAGAAGGCAATGTTGGGATATCTTTATCTAAAGATCTCATGGCTATTGCTGGAGAGGCTTTAAAATCTAACATTACCACTATTGGTCCTTTAGTTCTTCCAGCATCTGAGCAACTCCTATTTCTCCTCACACTCATTGGGCGTAAAATCTTTAATCCCAAGTGGAAGCCATATATTCCAGACTTCAAGCAAGCGTTTGAACACTTCTGTATCCATGCTGGTGGACGAGCAGTCATAGATGAACTGCAAAAGAACCTGCAACTTTCAGCAGAGCACGTAGAGGCATCAAGGATGACATTGCATAGGTTTGGAAACACATCGTCTTCATCGCTGTGGTACGAGATGAGCTACATTGAGGCAAAGGGGAGGATGAAAAAAGGGGACAGGGTTTGGCAAATAGCTTTCGGAAGTGGATTCAAGTGTAACAGTGCAGTATGGAAGTGCAACAGAACCATCAAAACACCAAAAGATGGACCATGGGCGGATTGCATTCATAGGTACCCAGTTCATATCCCTGAAGTTGTCAagctctag